The nucleotide window TCGGGGTCTATGGGCTGATTCGCAGAATGTCTGATGGAGCCAAGAGAGCCCAGCAGGAGGACCAAGCTCGTCATCTGACGCAGAATGCGCAGCGCGAGGCTGAGAACATCGTCCGTGAAGCCAAGCTTGAAGCCAAGGACTTGATTTTTCAGTCAAAGGCCGAGCTCGAAAAGGAGCAAAAAGCTCGATTGGCCGAGCTCTCTGCGACAGAAAGGCGCCTGGTCCAGCGAGAAGAGACGATCGACAAACGGAGCGCCGCGATCGATAAGCGGGACAGCGAGGCGCAGAAGCGCGAGCTGGATCTCGCGAGACGCGAAGAAAAGCTCGGCGCCAAGGAGGTAGCCTGTGCTCAAGCAGAAAAAGATCACCGAGAGGCGCTGGAGCGGGTGGCTGGTCTGACGGCCGATGAGGCCAGGAAGCAATTGTTCCTTGAGATGGAAAGCCAGGTCAGACTGGAGGCGGCCGGCACAGCCAAGAGGACGCTCGAGGAAGCCAGGGAAAATGCGGAACGGGAGGCCCGCGAGATCATCACGGGTTCAATCCAGCGGGTCGTTCGCGACTACGTGTCGGAATCTACGATTTCCGTCGTGCCGATTCCCAACGATGCCATGAAGGGGCGGATCATCGGGCGTGAAGGCCGGAACATTCGGGCGATCGAGGCCGCGACGGGGATTGATCTGATCATCGACGAAACCCCCGAAGCGGTGATCATCTCAGGGTTCGATCCGTTGCGCCGAGAAATCGCTAAGGTGTCGTTGGAACGTTTGATGCAGGACGGGAGAATCCATCCGACGAGGATCGAGGAGATCGTCGAAAAGGTCAAGGTCGAGATCGACAAGTTGATGTACGAGGAAGCCGAAAAAATCATCTTCGAACTTGGCCTGGCGGACTTTCATCCCGAGCTGATCAAAGTCCTTGGACGACTCAAATACCGCACCAGCTACGGGCAGAACAATTTATACCACGCGCGCGAGGCGGCGTACATTTGCGGCATGATGGCCTCTGAACTCGGCTTGGACGTCCGTTTGGCGAGGCGGGGGGCGCTGCTCCACGACATCGGCAAAGCGGTCAGTCACGAGGAAGAAGGACCGCATGCCATGTTGGGGGCGGAAATCGCGAAGAAGTACGGCGAGAGCGAGAAGATCGTCAATGCGATCGCCGCTCACCACGAGCAGGTGGAGCCGATTTGTCCGGAATCGGTCCTGGTGGCGGCCGCCGAGGCGCTTTCCGCGGCAAGACCTGGGGCGAGACGCGAAGCGCTGGAGTCTTATGTCAAGCGACTGGAGAAGCTGGAATCCTTGGCTCATGCTCAGAAAGGTGTGCAAAAGGCCTATGCCATACAGGCAGGTCGAGAGATCCGAGTGATCGTTCGCCAAGAGGATGTCACCGATAATGAGTCGTTCCAGTTGTCGCGCGATCTGGCGAAAAAGATTGAGCAAGAGCTGACCTATCCCGGTCAGATCAAGGTGACCGTGATCCGAGAAAGCCGGTACATCGAGTACGCCAAGTGAAGATCCTGTACATCGGCGACATCATGGGAGAGCCTGGACGCCGCGCCGTCGCCCGTCTCACGCCTCGGCTCGTCGCGCAGCGACAGATCGACGTGGTCATCGGTAATGGAGAAAACGCGGCGGGCGGATTTGGGATTACCCCTGAGTTGGCGGAAGAGCTGTTTAAAGCGGGCCTTTCCGCCATCACCACGGGGAATCATGCGTGGGATAAGCGGGAGATTCTTGACTATTTCCCGCGGGAGCGGCGTCTCTTGCGCCCGGCCAACTATCCCGATGGTGTGCCGGGGCAGGGCAGCGTGGTCGTCCAAACGTCAGGTGGTGAGGAGTTGGGCATATTGCAGCTGATGGGGCGCGCGTACATGCCGACGTTGGATTGTCCGTTTCAGGTAGCCAGGCGAGAGATGACCAAGCTCAGGAAACGAGTTGCGGCTGTCGTTGTGGATATGCATGCCGAGGCCACGTCCGAGAAGATGGCCATGGGACATTTCCTGGACGGTGAGGCGACGGCCGTGGTCGGGACCCACACGCATGTGCAGACTGCCGATGAGCAGATCTTACCTCGGGGTACGGCCTATCTCACCGATATCGGCATGACGGGGCCGCTTCACGGAGTCATCGGAGTGAAGAAAGAACTCGCGATCGAGAAGTTTTTGACCGGCATGCCGCGGCGCTTTGAGGTGGCCGCCGGACCTGTTGTCTTCTGTGCCGCACTGATCGACGTGGACGCGCGTATCGGAAAGGCGCTTTCGATTGAACGGATTCGAATCCTCGATTGACGGATAGTGACGACGATACTCTACAAATCAAGCATCCTTTCTTCGGGATCCATCCTCACCGTTTCGGAGTTTACGAGCCTCATCCGCGCTTCGCTCGAGGGCGTCTATCAAGATGTGTGCCTGGAGGGTGAAATCTCGAACTTGCGTACGCCTGCATCGGGTCATGTGTATTGTACTCTGAAGGATGGGAGGAGTCAGATACGCGCGGTATTGTTTCGCTCAAGTGCGGTGCGCATGCGCTTTGCTCTCCAAAACGGGATGCACGTCATTGTGCGAGGTCGTCTGACCGTCTACGAACCGAGAGGGGAGTACCAGATACTCATCGAGGCGGTCGAGCCTAAGGGTGTCGGTGCACTTCGGCTGGCGTTCGATCAATTGAGGACACGCCTATCCGCTGAAGGTCTCTTCGATCCTCTGCGGAAGAAACCGCTTCCAAGATTCCCGCGAACGGTAGGTGTCGTCACCTCGCTCGGTGGGGCGGCGCTCCAGGATATCTTGTCCGTGCTCAGCCGACGGTGGCCGACTCTACATATCGTCATCGCTCCAGTACAGGTTCAGGGTGAACCGGCGGCCCGGCAGATCGCCGAAGCCTTGGATCTGCTGAACGCCCAGGGCGCGGTAGAGGTCATTATCCTGGGACGAGGCGGAGGGGGGCTGGAGGATCTGTGGACGTTCAATGAGGAAGTCGTAGTACGAGCCGTCGCCGCCTCCAGAATCCCCGTTGTCTCGGCGGTTGGTCATGAAATCGATATGACGCTGACGGATGCCGCCGCAGATCTCCGCGCTCCGACCCCTTCTGTTGCGGCAGAAATGGTCGTACCGGTCTTCTCTGAGGTGTTAGAAAATCTCGGGGGCCTTTCGGTAAGGCTTGAGAGGGCCATGGGTAGGCACTGTTCGTCGGAGCATCGGCGGTTGGACTCCAGCTCCAAAGGATTGTCCTGTATTCAGTTTCGTATCCGAGAAAAGACTCAGCAGATGGACGACATGACGGACTGTCTCATCGAGAAGGTTCGATCTAGAGTCTTGGCGGAAGGTGCTCGGGTGCGCCAAATGGATCGTGAGTTGGGCAAGCTGAGCCCGTTCCTCACCGTGAAGCGCAACCTTGCCATGATGCCGCTTCTGGTCAAGCGACTGGAACGTCAGCTGTGCGTGTTGGCGGCGCAAAGAAGGCGACGCATCGAATCGACGGTCGCGCGGCTGAACAGTTTGAGCCCCTTGGCCGTTCTCGGACGCGGGTACGGCCTGCTGACGAGAATGTCGGATGGATCTATACTGAAACGGACTCAGGACGCACGAGTTGGCGAGGGCATCGTGGTCCGTTTGGTGGACGGGAAGTTGAACTGTTTGGTCAAGGACGTGCTGACGAACGGAACAGTTTGAAATCTTGAGGGGAGTGCTATAATGGCGGCATCGTGTGGTGAACAAGGGGGTTGAGAGTGTGAAGTTTGAACAGGCAATCGCTCGTTTGGAAGCGATCGTCGGGGAACTGGAGAAAGGCGAGCTTCCTCTTGACGAATCTCTGAAAATTTTCGAAGAAGGGATCCGTCTCTCCAAGAACTGTCTCAAGATTCTTGAGGATGCGGAGCGCAAGGTTGAGGTGTTGGTCCAGGAGCAGAATGGAAAGAAACGACTTCATGCCTTTGTCCAAGACGTCGAGGATAGTTCGTCGTCTTTAAGATCCAAAGGTCAATAGCGGCTTCAGGTCTTTCTGTGTGTGCCCGCCGTTCAATGGCTTCTTCTACGCATTCTCCTCGCGAACGGTTAGACACCTTGCTGGTTTCCCAGGGATTGGCTCCCAGTCGCGAAAATGCGGTCAGGACCGTGCTGGCCGGAGGCGTTCTTGTCGACGGAAGCGTCGTTGACAAGCCAGCGAAGCTGATCGCTCGTGACGCCCGCATCGAAGTCTGCAAGCAGGCCCCCTTCGTCAGCCGTGCCGGAGAAAAGTTGGCTCCTGCCTTGGAGGCGTTTTCGATCGATCCAGGTGGGGCGATCTGCCTCGACGTCGGCTGTTCGACCGGAGGGTTTACCGACTGTCTGTTACAAAATGGCGCCGCCAAAGTCTACGCGGTAGACGTCGGATATGGGCAGCTCGCTTGGAAGTTGAGACAGGACACGCGACTTGTTCTCCTGGAGCGGACCAACATCAGATACCTCGACCCATTGCTGGTACCGGAGGTGATCCAACTGGCGGTGATCGACGTTTCCTTCATCTCCCTGAATCTCGTGCTTCCGAGCGTCGTGCGATTTCTTCAAGACGGGGCACGCGTCGTCGCCCTGGTCAAACCGCAGTTTGAGGTAGGGAAGGGCAAGGTCGGATCCGGAGGAATTGTTCGGGACGATGGGCAGCGCGCAGACGTGATGAGAAAAGTGATCGACTGTGCGGCAGGCCTGGGACTTCTCGCTCTTGGCGTGCAGGAGTCGACGGTGAAAGGCCGCAAAGGAAATCGAGAAATTCTTGTGGCCTTTGAGTATCGTAGTAAGATGAGCGCTCGATCGGACGATCATGCGCGTGGACGAGGGGAGGATGCATGAAGGTGCTGGTGACCGGAGGGGCGGGTTTTATCGGGTCTCACATAGTCGATCGACTCGTTCAGGAGGGTCATGAAGTGGTTGTCGTCGACAATTTGTCGACCGGGAAGCGGCGCAACCTCAACCGGGCGGCACGATTTTTCAAGACCGACATCCAGGGGTGGCGTCTGGAGCGTGTGTTCCGGAACGAGCGTCCCAATGTCGTTATGCATTTGGCTGCGCAAATGGATGTCCGTAAGTCCGTCGAGGATCCCGTTTTTGACGCACAAGTCAATGTGCTGGGAACGCTCAACATTCTCCAGCAGGCGATAAAGCACGGGGTGAGGAAGGTTGTCTTTTCGTCATCAGGGGGAGCCATCTACGGGGAGCAAGATGTTTTCCCTGCGCCGGAGTCGCATGCGACCAAGCCGTTATCACCATACGGCCTCAGCAAACTCTGCGGGGAGCAATACTTGTCGTACTACGAACGTGTGGGCGGGGTCCAAGTGGTGAACCTTCGCTATGCCAATGTGTATGGGCCTCGACAGGATCCTGAAGGAGAAGCGGGGGTCGTAGCCATCTTTATCCAGAAACTCTTGAATAATGAGCAGCCTGTGATCAACGGGAATGGGCGACAAACAAGGGACTTCGTCTTTGTGGAGGACGTCGTGGAGGCCAATTTGGCGGTAATGGGTCAGGAAACGGCGGGTACCTACAATGTGGGGACCGGTGTCGAAACGTCCATCAACGACCTATTCCGGATTCTGGTGCAGCACACAGGCTCCACCTGTAAAGAACTGCACGGGCCCGCCAAAAAAGGAGAACAGGCGCGGAGCGTCATCGATGCGTCAAAGCTTCGTCATGAACTCTCGTGGGAACCGAGGATGAGCTTGAGTGACGGCCTCAAGCGAACGGTTGGCTATTTCAGGGAGCGAATGGGTTGAGATAGAATGGATCATTCCATCGGCGACGGTACGGTTCAGTAGCGAGGAACGGTTCCATCGACTTGCGCCGACCACGCATCGATGCCTCCGACGAGATTCTTGACCTTGGTGAATCCCTGCTGCGCAAGAAAACCTGTCGCATCGGCGCTTCGCATTCCATGATGGCAGATTGCAACGATTTCCGAGTCTTGATTCAGCCGTGACAGGGAATGGGGCAGAGCGGAGAGCGGAATCAGCATTGAACCGTCGATTTTGGCCAGATCATACTCCCACTGCTCACGTACATCCAGCAACACCAACGGATCCTTCTTTTCCAGGCGAGACTTCAATTCTTGTGGTGTGATTGTGAAATTCATTGATGTGACGACCTCCTCGTCATGCTGAGTAATGGGATCATATGGAATGTATAAATCGTCTGTCAATCCAGTGCAGCGCTAGATCGTCAGAATTCACACTGTGAGGGAGAGAATTGGAACTACGACGTAGAGTACCCCATACTCACGGACGGCGCACGATTACCCCTCTGTATGTTGAGGCTTGATAAACACACGTGTCCTATAGATCTAGAGCTGGATGTATCTTGTAAGCATATGTATTAACTAATGTAATAATAGATCATCGTTTCATCGGTCCGATTGACATCCATTGCATCCCCTTATGGATTCCATTTGAAACATCGCGGAAGTTCAAATTTTTCATGACCAAACGATCTATAGCCTATCTGCTTGTTTTAACGACAGTTCCAGATCGTAAGCTTGCAGCCAAAATGGCCAAAGTTCTGGTAAGGAAGAAGCTTGTGGCCTGTGCAACCATCGTAGACAAGGCCAAGTCCTTTTACGAGTGGAAGGGGAAAATGATTCAAGACAGCGAAGTGCTGATTATCATGAAGACTACGGCTTCTCGGTATCGGATGTTGGAAAGGACAGTCAAGACGCTTCATACATATGAAGTGCCTGAAATTATTGGCCTTCCTTTGAAAAATGGATTTCCTCCGTATCTGGCATGGATTTTTGCTCAGGTGAATCGATTGAAACAAAATTGATGGTTGACCGAAGCGGCTCGCATGGGTACACTCGAACACAGTTATTAAGGTTCAGGGACGACCCCCGAAACAGGGGTGATGCTTATGGCACAAACGACTGGTGCAGAGAAGAGCGATTCCTATACGGTTGTGATCTTTCGAGGGTCTACAGCGAAGCCGTTGCGGTTCAGCTTTCCGCGGAAATTCGTTCGTAAGCTATTGATAGTGTGCGGCGTATTCATTATTGCCGACCTGTTGGTTCTATCGCACTACGTTATTAGAACAGGCGAGGTCTGGGAGCTTTCAGCCTTCCGTTCCGAGGCGATGAGTGCGCGTCAGCAAACCGCTGCCTTCTCCACCGCCATTGATGATTTAAAAAAGCGACTGAGTAGCATGAAAGAGGTGAATCAGCGGCTCCGAGTCATGCTCGGCATTGAGATGCCGAAAACCGGAGATGTGGTGAACGGTCGAGGTGGTGAGGATGGACCGCTTCCGGACGGGGATTCGCTTTCCCCATCGGCTTCCCTCAAGGGTGATGCCGGTGTTCAGCTCTCGGATACGGACAAGAGTGGGGTGCTCAATCAAGCCAGAAGCCTTGCGGCCCAGTCCGAACTCGATGAACACGAACTCCTCGCGGTGGTAAGACAGGGCATCGATTGGTTGTCACGTGAGGCCACGGTCCAAGAGCACGCCCTTCAGGAGCTGTCGCT belongs to Nitrospira sp. and includes:
- a CDS encoding TlyA family RNA methyltransferase yields the protein MASSTHSPRERLDTLLVSQGLAPSRENAVRTVLAGGVLVDGSVVDKPAKLIARDARIEVCKQAPFVSRAGEKLAPALEAFSIDPGGAICLDVGCSTGGFTDCLLQNGAAKVYAVDVGYGQLAWKLRQDTRLVLLERTNIRYLDPLLVPEVIQLAVIDVSFISLNLVLPSVVRFLQDGARVVALVKPQFEVGKGKVGSGGIVRDDGQRADVMRKVIDCAAGLGLLALGVQESTVKGRKGNREILVAFEYRSKMSARSDDHARGRGEDA
- the xseA gene encoding exodeoxyribonuclease VII large subunit, encoding MTTILYKSSILSSGSILTVSEFTSLIRASLEGVYQDVCLEGEISNLRTPASGHVYCTLKDGRSQIRAVLFRSSAVRMRFALQNGMHVIVRGRLTVYEPRGEYQILIEAVEPKGVGALRLAFDQLRTRLSAEGLFDPLRKKPLPRFPRTVGVVTSLGGAALQDILSVLSRRWPTLHIVIAPVQVQGEPAARQIAEALDLLNAQGAVEVIILGRGGGGLEDLWTFNEEVVVRAVAASRIPVVSAVGHEIDMTLTDAAADLRAPTPSVAAEMVVPVFSEVLENLGGLSVRLERAMGRHCSSEHRRLDSSSKGLSCIQFRIREKTQQMDDMTDCLIEKVRSRVLAEGARVRQMDRELGKLSPFLTVKRNLAMMPLLVKRLERQLCVLAAQRRRRIESTVARLNSLSPLAVLGRGYGLLTRMSDGSILKRTQDARVGEGIVVRLVDGKLNCLVKDVLTNGTV
- a CDS encoding rhodanese-like domain-containing protein; the encoded protein is MNFTITPQELKSRLEKKDPLVLLDVREQWEYDLAKIDGSMLIPLSALPHSLSRLNQDSEIVAICHHGMRSADATGFLAQQGFTKVKNLVGGIDAWSAQVDGTVPRY
- a CDS encoding GDP-mannose 4,6-dehydratase, with translation MKVLVTGGAGFIGSHIVDRLVQEGHEVVVVDNLSTGKRRNLNRAARFFKTDIQGWRLERVFRNERPNVVMHLAAQMDVRKSVEDPVFDAQVNVLGTLNILQQAIKHGVRKVVFSSSGGAIYGEQDVFPAPESHATKPLSPYGLSKLCGEQYLSYYERVGGVQVVNLRYANVYGPRQDPEGEAGVVAIFIQKLLNNEQPVINGNGRQTRDFVFVEDVVEANLAVMGQETAGTYNVGTGVETSINDLFRILVQHTGSTCKELHGPAKKGEQARSVIDASKLRHELSWEPRMSLSDGLKRTVGYFRERMG
- the xseB gene encoding exodeoxyribonuclease VII small subunit, with amino-acid sequence MKFEQAIARLEAIVGELEKGELPLDESLKIFEEGIRLSKNCLKILEDAERKVEVLVQEQNGKKRLHAFVQDVEDSSSSLRSKGQ
- a CDS encoding M23 family metallopeptidase, with the protein product MAQTTGAEKSDSYTVVIFRGSTAKPLRFSFPRKFVRKLLIVCGVFIIADLLVLSHYVIRTGEVWELSAFRSEAMSARQQTAAFSTAIDDLKKRLSSMKEVNQRLRVMLGIEMPKTGDVVNGRGGEDGPLPDGDSLSPSASLKGDAGVQLSDTDKSGVLNQARSLAAQSELDEHELLAVVRQGIDWLSREATVQEHALQELSLAAEQKSSRWAATPSIWPVRGWVTSGFGPRVSPFTEKPAWHDGLDIGAAANAPVQAPAQGRVTTVAFDSKLGNLVKLDHGFGIETLYGHLAKALVKEGQRVKRGDVVGLVGSTGLATGPHLHYMVKVNGQTFDPTRYILD
- a CDS encoding TIGR00282 family metallophosphoesterase, which codes for MKILYIGDIMGEPGRRAVARLTPRLVAQRQIDVVIGNGENAAGGFGITPELAEELFKAGLSAITTGNHAWDKREILDYFPRERRLLRPANYPDGVPGQGSVVVQTSGGEELGILQLMGRAYMPTLDCPFQVARREMTKLRKRVAAVVVDMHAEATSEKMAMGHFLDGEATAVVGTHTHVQTADEQILPRGTAYLTDIGMTGPLHGVIGVKKELAIEKFLTGMPRRFEVAAGPVVFCAALIDVDARIGKALSIERIRILD
- a CDS encoding divalent-cation tolerance protein CutA produces the protein MTKRSIAYLLVLTTVPDRKLAAKMAKVLVRKKLVACATIVDKAKSFYEWKGKMIQDSEVLIIMKTTASRYRMLERTVKTLHTYEVPEIIGLPLKNGFPPYLAWIFAQVNRLKQN
- the rny gene encoding ribonuclease Y; this encodes MSTSLVMYILIAVVGAGAGIGVYGLIRRMSDGAKRAQQEDQARHLTQNAQREAENIVREAKLEAKDLIFQSKAELEKEQKARLAELSATERRLVQREETIDKRSAAIDKRDSEAQKRELDLARREEKLGAKEVACAQAEKDHREALERVAGLTADEARKQLFLEMESQVRLEAAGTAKRTLEEARENAEREAREIITGSIQRVVRDYVSESTISVVPIPNDAMKGRIIGREGRNIRAIEAATGIDLIIDETPEAVIISGFDPLRREIAKVSLERLMQDGRIHPTRIEEIVEKVKVEIDKLMYEEAEKIIFELGLADFHPELIKVLGRLKYRTSYGQNNLYHAREAAYICGMMASELGLDVRLARRGALLHDIGKAVSHEEEGPHAMLGAEIAKKYGESEKIVNAIAAHHEQVEPICPESVLVAAAEALSAARPGARREALESYVKRLEKLESLAHAQKGVQKAYAIQAGREIRVIVRQEDVTDNESFQLSRDLAKKIEQELTYPGQIKVTVIRESRYIEYAK